A section of the Babylonia areolata isolate BAREFJ2019XMU chromosome 31, ASM4173473v1, whole genome shotgun sequence genome encodes:
- the LOC143275944 gene encoding uncharacterized protein LOC143275944 isoform X1, which produces MSDDDWNSNFDNDDFDEQWEQARSTVNMGVGIIIAIAVGILLFIIISVVVCIYCVCKRRTLSSGTVVQRGPPPTQQVTTYSFPVQQQGMVPQQHPVPPQGYAGAAYPPAVAPGPAQPYPPPPGPGGFAQPAPQPYPPPPGMVMPPPYNPQPPPMGVSEKQTASAPPME; this is translated from the exons ATGTCTGATGACGATTGGAATAGCAATTTTGACAACGACGATTTTGATGAGCAATGGGAGCAGGCACGCT CAACGGTGAACATGGGCGTTGGCATTATCATCGCCATCGCGGTGGGCATCctgctcttcatcatcatctcggTGGTGGTGTGCATCTACTGCGTGTGCAAGCGACGCACCCTCTCCTCAGGGACGGTGGTGCAGAGGGGGCCCCCCCCAACGCAGCAGGTGACCACCTACAGCTTCCCGGTGCAGCAGCAAGGCATGGTGCCACAGCAGCATCCGGTGCCGCCTCAGGGATATG CAGGTGCAGCCTATCCTCCAGCCGTTGCGCCAGGCCCAGCTCAGCCGTACCCCCCGCCGCCGGGTCCTGGAGGGTTCGCCCAGCCAGCCCCTCAGCCGTACCCCCCTCCTCCGGGGATGGTGATGCCCCCTCCCTacaacccccagcccccgcccatGGGCGTCAGCGAGAAGCAGACAGCCTCGGCTCCCCCCATGGAGTAG
- the LOC143275944 gene encoding uncharacterized protein LOC143275944 isoform X2: protein MSDDDWNSNFDNDDFDEQWEQARSTVNMGVGIIIAIAVGILLFIIISVVVCIYCVCKRRTLSSGTVVQRGPPPTQQVTTYSFPVQQQGMVPQQHPVPPQGYGAAYPPAVAPGPAQPYPPPPGPGGFAQPAPQPYPPPPGMVMPPPYNPQPPPMGVSEKQTASAPPME from the exons ATGTCTGATGACGATTGGAATAGCAATTTTGACAACGACGATTTTGATGAGCAATGGGAGCAGGCACGCT CAACGGTGAACATGGGCGTTGGCATTATCATCGCCATCGCGGTGGGCATCctgctcttcatcatcatctcggTGGTGGTGTGCATCTACTGCGTGTGCAAGCGACGCACCCTCTCCTCAGGGACGGTGGTGCAGAGGGGGCCCCCCCCAACGCAGCAGGTGACCACCTACAGCTTCCCGGTGCAGCAGCAAGGCATGGTGCCACAGCAGCATCCGGTGCCGCCTCAGGGATATG GTGCAGCCTATCCTCCAGCCGTTGCGCCAGGCCCAGCTCAGCCGTACCCCCCGCCGCCGGGTCCTGGAGGGTTCGCCCAGCCAGCCCCTCAGCCGTACCCCCCTCCTCCGGGGATGGTGATGCCCCCTCCCTacaacccccagcccccgcccatGGGCGTCAGCGAGAAGCAGACAGCCTCGGCTCCCCCCATGGAGTAG